One stretch of Chryseobacterium indologenes DNA includes these proteins:
- a CDS encoding LytR/AlgR family response regulator transcription factor — protein MINCIIVDDEPLAAALLENHISKIDHLRLIGRAENALEAYKLLQHQTVDLMFLDIQMPHLNGIDFLKSLSQKPKTIFTTAYRDFAIEGFELEAVDYLLKPITFERFFKSVERVLRNITDSKDNFIILKTDGMHRKLPLSDIIYIESQGNDIKVTLSTKEHLVSKSKIADLEFILASKGFIRIHRSFIINTAFVTAFNTNELHLGNHQIPVGRSYKLEFENFISIILKNKIL, from the coding sequence ATGATTAACTGTATCATTGTAGATGACGAACCTTTGGCAGCTGCTTTACTGGAAAATCATATTTCCAAAATTGATCACCTAAGACTGATAGGAAGAGCAGAAAATGCTCTTGAAGCTTATAAACTCCTTCAGCATCAAACTGTGGACCTCATGTTTCTTGATATTCAGATGCCCCACCTCAATGGAATCGATTTTTTAAAATCACTTTCTCAAAAACCTAAAACAATTTTTACAACTGCGTACCGGGATTTTGCGATTGAAGGATTTGAGCTTGAAGCTGTAGACTATCTGTTAAAGCCCATCACCTTCGAACGTTTTTTCAAATCTGTAGAACGAGTATTGCGGAATATCACTGACTCAAAAGATAATTTTATTATTCTTAAAACCGATGGTATGCACCGGAAACTACCTCTATCAGACATTATTTATATTGAAAGTCAGGGAAATGATATTAAAGTAACGCTCTCTACAAAAGAACATCTTGTTTCAAAAAGTAAAATAGCAGACCTTGAATTCATTTTAGCCTCAAAAGGTTTTATAAGAATTCACCGATCGTTTATCATCAATACAGCATTTGTGACCGCCTTCAACACAAATGAACTCCATCTGGGAAACCATCAGATCCCTGTAGGAAGAAGCTATAAACTGGAATTTGAAAATTTTATTTCTATTATTTTAAAAAATAAAATTTTATAA
- a CDS encoding patatin-like phospholipase family protein, whose protein sequence is MNFEKVGLVLSGGGTKGIAHAGVLKFLKEKNIEIDILSCCSAGSIVGCLHAVGKTPEEILEFFNSVYFFNWKHFAFNQPGLVSSVIFRNYLKPIFHDMKLGDLDIEIKIVATELVSGTQKIFDKDFEVVDAIIASCSIPGITTPYIIGDEMYCDGGVLNNFPADIIRDDCDQLIGVFVSPPNDAKIKDLNSIKAIVSRSYDLLSYRIEKVKFEYCDWFISSQKLSTYGTFERGRDRLEQIFDIGYTAAKESYDGSRFLTELRQAGT, encoded by the coding sequence ATGAATTTTGAGAAAGTAGGACTTGTTTTGTCAGGTGGCGGTACCAAAGGAATCGCCCATGCAGGAGTGTTGAAATTCTTGAAGGAAAAAAATATAGAAATAGACATTCTTTCCTGCTGTAGCGCAGGGTCTATTGTAGGATGCCTTCATGCTGTAGGAAAGACTCCTGAGGAAATTCTGGAGTTTTTCAATTCCGTTTATTTTTTTAACTGGAAACACTTTGCCTTCAACCAGCCTGGATTGGTTTCCTCGGTTATTTTCAGAAACTATCTAAAACCTATTTTTCATGACATGAAATTGGGAGATCTGGATATTGAAATAAAAATTGTGGCTACAGAGCTGGTTTCTGGAACTCAAAAGATTTTTGACAAGGATTTTGAGGTCGTAGACGCTATCATTGCCTCCTGTTCTATTCCCGGAATTACCACTCCATATATTATTGGAGATGAAATGTATTGTGATGGCGGAGTGCTGAACAACTTTCCGGCAGATATCATCAGAGATGATTGTGATCAACTGATTGGAGTATTTGTTTCACCACCCAATGATGCTAAAATTAAAGATCTGAACTCCATTAAAGCCATTGTTTCCCGTTCTTATGATCTTCTTTCCTATAGAATAGAAAAAGTGAAATTTGAGTATTGCGATTGGTTTATTTCTTCTCAAAAATTATCTACTTACGGTACTTTTGAACGTGGAAGAGACCGTTTGGAGCAAATTTTTGATATCGGTTATACCGCAGCTAAAGAAAGCTATGATGGTAGCCGTTTTCTTACAGAACTCAGACAAGCGGGAACTTAG
- the lpdA gene encoding dihydrolipoyl dehydrogenase has translation MNYDIIVIGSGPGGYVTAIRAAQLGFKTAIIEKENLGGICLNWGCIPTKALLKSAQVFHYINHAEDYGLNKVEASFEFPNVIQRSRGVASKMSKGIEFLMKKNKIDVILGTAKVQKGKKVSVTDKEGKVVEYIANHIIIATGARSRELPNLPQDGKKVIGYRQALSLPEQPKSMIVVGSGAIGVEFADFYNTMGTKVTIVEFMPNIVPVEDEEISKHLEKSLKKSGIEIMTNASVESVDTTGEGVKANVKTANGNITLEADVLLSAVGIAANIENIGLEEVGIQTDKGRVLVNEWYETSVPGYYAIGDIIPTQALAHVASAEGITCVEKIKGMHVEKIDYGNIPGCTYCHPEVASVGLTEKQAKEKGYEIKVGKFPLSASGKATANGNTDGFIKVIFDAKYGEWLGCHMIGEGVTDMVAEAVVARKLETTGHEIIKSIHPHPTVSEAIMEAAAAAYGEVIHI, from the coding sequence ATGAATTACGATATTATTGTCATTGGAAGTGGTCCTGGTGGATATGTTACTGCGATCAGAGCAGCACAATTGGGTTTCAAAACCGCAATTATCGAAAAAGAAAACTTAGGAGGAATTTGCCTTAACTGGGGATGTATTCCAACCAAAGCTTTATTGAAATCTGCTCAGGTTTTTCATTATATCAACCATGCTGAAGATTACGGATTAAATAAAGTAGAAGCAAGCTTCGAATTCCCGAATGTGATTCAGAGAAGCCGTGGTGTTGCCAGCAAAATGAGCAAAGGAATCGAGTTCTTGATGAAAAAGAACAAGATTGACGTAATTCTTGGTACTGCAAAAGTACAGAAAGGTAAAAAAGTTTCTGTAACAGATAAAGAAGGTAAAGTAGTAGAATATATTGCTAACCATATTATCATCGCTACAGGAGCTCGTTCAAGAGAATTACCAAATTTACCGCAAGATGGTAAAAAAGTAATCGGATACAGACAGGCATTATCTCTTCCTGAGCAACCAAAATCTATGATCGTTGTAGGTTCTGGAGCGATTGGGGTAGAATTTGCTGACTTCTATAACACAATGGGTACTAAAGTAACTATTGTTGAATTTATGCCAAACATCGTTCCTGTAGAAGATGAAGAAATCTCTAAACATTTAGAGAAATCTCTGAAAAAATCAGGAATCGAAATTATGACCAATGCTTCTGTAGAAAGCGTAGATACAACAGGAGAAGGTGTAAAAGCTAACGTTAAAACAGCTAACGGAAACATTACTCTTGAAGCTGATGTATTATTATCTGCTGTAGGTATTGCTGCTAACATCGAAAACATCGGTTTAGAAGAAGTAGGAATCCAGACAGATAAAGGAAGAGTATTAGTAAACGAATGGTATGAAACTTCAGTACCAGGTTACTATGCAATTGGTGATATCATCCCAACTCAGGCATTAGCTCACGTTGCTTCTGCTGAAGGAATCACTTGTGTTGAGAAAATCAAAGGAATGCATGTTGAGAAAATCGACTACGGTAATATTCCTGGATGTACATACTGCCACCCTGAAGTAGCTTCTGTAGGTCTTACTGAAAAGCAGGCTAAAGAAAAAGGATACGAAATCAAAGTAGGTAAATTCCCTCTTTCTGCAAGTGGTAAAGCTACTGCAAACGGAAATACGGACGGATTTATCAAAGTAATCTTTGATGCGAAATACGGAGAGTGGTTAGGATGCCACATGATTGGTGAAGGAGTAACGGATATGGTTGCTGAAGCAGTAGTAGCTAGAAAACTAGAAACTACAGGCCACGAGATCATTAAATCGATTCACCCGCACCCAACCGTTTCCGAAGCAATTATGGAAGCCGCAGCCGCAGCTTATGGTGAGGTAATTCACATCTAA
- a CDS encoding ABC transporter ATP-binding protein: MPLQINNLTKKFGEQIALNNINISIDKNEIIGLLGPNGAGKSTLMKSIVGALKIDEGEIIFNGMNISEHEIESKKKIGFLPENNPLYLEMYVKEYLQFVANIHKIPESKVDEVIELVGITPEKSKRIGQLSKGYKQRVGLAQAIIHQPDLLILDEPTNGLDPNQILEIRNVVKEIGQQKTVLLSTHIMQEVEALCSRVILIHKGNILQDCPIDEFKGKFDSLEEAFASYTAIL; the protein is encoded by the coding sequence ATGCCGCTTCAGATAAACAATTTAACCAAAAAATTTGGTGAGCAGATTGCCCTAAATAATATCAACATTTCTATTGATAAAAATGAGATCATCGGTCTTCTAGGCCCTAATGGAGCAGGAAAATCCACCCTGATGAAATCTATTGTGGGAGCACTGAAAATTGATGAAGGGGAAATTATTTTTAATGGCATGAACATTTCTGAACACGAAATTGAAAGCAAGAAAAAAATAGGCTTTCTACCGGAAAACAATCCGCTTTATCTGGAAATGTATGTGAAAGAATACCTTCAATTTGTAGCTAACATCCATAAAATCCCTGAATCTAAGGTAGATGAAGTCATCGAACTGGTAGGAATTACCCCGGAAAAATCAAAAAGAATCGGACAGCTTTCAAAAGGCTACAAGCAGCGTGTAGGATTAGCCCAGGCTATTATCCATCAACCGGATTTATTAATTCTTGATGAACCTACCAACGGATTAGATCCCAACCAGATTCTGGAAATAAGAAATGTGGTAAAAGAAATCGGACAGCAGAAAACGGTTCTACTTTCCACACACATCATGCAGGAGGTAGAAGCGCTTTGTTCAAGGGTGATTCTTATCCATAAAGGAAATATCCTTCAGGATTGTCCTATTGATGAATTTAAAGGGAAATTTGACAGCCTGGAAGAAGCTTTCGCAAGCTATACTGCTATCTTATAA